The Sphingopyxis sp. BE259 nucleotide sequence TGTAGCGGATGATCGACAATACCGGGCCAAAAATTTCTTCCTGCGCGATGACCGCATTCTCATCGACGTCGGCGAAGACCGTCGGCTCGACAAACCAGCCGCTGTTGTGCCCCTTCGGGCGGCCACCGCCGGCGACAAGCCGGGCCTCGTCGCGGCCCTTGGCGATATAGGATTCGACGCGGTCGCGGTGCGCCGCCGACGCCATCGGTCCGACAAGGGTCGCGGGGTCGAGCGCATCGCCGACGGTGAAGGAGCCGACGGTTTCGGCAACCGCGCCGACGATTTCGTCATAGCGCCCGCTCGGCACCAGAAGGCGAGTGCCATTGTAACAGGCTTGCCCGTTGTTGAGCATGCTGACCATCGGGATTGCAGGCAGAAAGGCGGCAAGATTGACGTCGTCGAGCAGCAGCGCCGCCGACTTGCCGCCCAGTTCGAGCGTGACCGGGCGAAGCAATTGCCCGCATTGCGCGGCGATCGCGCGGCCCGCGCCGGTCGATCCGGTGAAGGCGACCTTGTCGACCCCGGGGTGCGATACCAGATAGGCCCCGACCGCGCGATCGGCCGCGACGATGTTGATGACGCCCGCGGGAACGCCCGCCGCAAGTGCGGCCTCGGCGACCAGATAGGAATCGAGCACCGTCCCCGGCGAAGGCTTGATCACCAGCGTGCAACCGGCGAGCATCGCCGGGGCGATCTTGCTGAAGGCCAGGGTGACCGGGAAGTTCCACGGCACCACCGCCGCAACCACACCGATCGGAGC carries:
- a CDS encoding aldehyde dehydrogenase; protein product: MNLDRSSFFIGNEWVRPASNQTFKIHNASTGEHVATVPEGSEADIDAAVAAARQAFDHSPWPRLSPGERAEVMLRFMAALVERGSAIAEAVSLQNGMPVTLANMLEAQFPAGVLQYYASLADGMSTSETRPSQMGQETLVDRAPIGVVAAVVPWNFPVTLAFSKIAPAMLAGCTLVIKPSPGTVLDSYLVAEAALAAGVPAGVINIVAADRAVGAYLVSHPGVDKVAFTGSTGAGRAIAAQCGQLLRPVTLELGGKSAALLLDDVNLAAFLPAIPMVSMLNNGQACYNGTRLLVPSGRYDEIVGAVAETVGSFTVGDALDPATLVGPMASAAHRDRVESYIAKGRDEARLVAGGGRPKGHNSGWFVEPTVFADVDENAVIAQEEIFGPVLSIIRYTDEADAVRIANASQFGLGGSVWSQDQARAVTVARKVESGTVGINGYMPSLGSPFGGIKASGMGSEFGPESLASYQRTKSIYVMA